CCGCAAAGATTTAAAACCCCAGGAACTGCTGCGCAGCGGTCCCTGGGGGTTTTAAATAGCGGCTGACTTCATTCTCGTTATATCCAATGCCGTGGGCTCAATTGGGTAATTTCCCGTATGTTTTTTCAATCAGAGTCCTGCAAGGGGAATAAAAGGCGTCTGCCAGGAGACAGCCGCCGCAATCTGCCGTCGCTGACCGCTGTTCCGCCTGTTTCAAGGGCTTCTGCGGCTGCTGGCACCGCTGCTGTGAGCGGTTCTCCGCAGACTCACGGCTTCTTTGTGCGCGGGAGCAGAGCGCCTCCCTGCCGGTCAAGGGCCCGGGAGCCGTGCCCGCGACAGACAGCTGCTCCCGGCCTCAGCCTCTCCGGCTCGTTTTCAAAAAATTCATGAACCGTTCACGAGGCAAACATAGATGAGGCCATCCGGGAGTAGTATACTTCCAAAAGTATAGACGAGATCGTCTGTAAAATCCTCAGGCAGTAGCCGCCGCGGGTTGCAAACCTGACGGCGTGTGTCCGGTCCCATACCGGCGCGGAATTGGTCGGACGTCAAAATGGCCTGTCCGTCCGGACGTTTTTCCGCTGCCCGCCCGGGTGTCTCCCTGGTTCCGGGTTTTGGCAGGGCCGGGGGTTTTGGATCAGGCAGAAGGAGGATATGCAGCATGACGCAGAAAGAGCGCCAGGAACGCAGCAGAAAAGAGATTTATCAGGCCGCCCTAGAGGAGTTCGGGACCTACGGCTACGACAAGGTCAACATGGAGCGGATCTGTGGGAACCACGGGATCTCCAAGGGCATGATGTACCACTACTACTCCAATAAGGACGAGTTGTTTTTACTGTGCGTCGAACGCACTTTCCAGGAGCTCAGGGCCCATGTGGAACGGGATATGGCCCATCTGTCAGGGGAGGATACGGCAGCCGCAGTCAAAGATTTCTTCATGATCCGGGAGCGCTTTTTCCAGCTTCATCCCCAGCAAAAGCTCGTTTTTGAAAGCGCCATGCTCCGTCCGCCCAAACATCTGGCCGCGCAAATTCAGGCCCTGCGCGCACCGATGCGGCGCTTGAATCAGGAATTTATCGAGGGGCTCATAGACAAAATGCCGCTGCGGCCGGATTTGAAGCCTGAAATGGTGACCCGCTATTTGGAAACCATCGAGTCTCTTTTCCAGAATATGATTGTGAGTTATCAGGGCGGACATCCCGCGCAGGATTTCCATGCCATGCTGGAAACCGCAGGCGAACTGCTGAATATGGTCCTATTTGGGATTCTTCGCCACGCAGATCCGGCATGATCTCCGGTTCGGTGGATAACGTGATCTTTGCCGCGGCACTCCCCTATCTCTTTGGAATGCGGCTGCTGTACCCGGGCTTCAGCAAACTTGTCAGCTCCTTTAATCTGAAGCGGCCGGAGGGACTAGGCCGGGGCCGGTGCACCGCCTTGGTTCTTCTATTGGCAGCGGGCGGATTTTTCCCGGTCTGCGCCCCTCTCCGGGCTGTCCGCACCTCAGCATCCTCAGCGGGAGCCTGCTGATCTTTCAGGATGCGGCCTCGATCCTGTGCGCCTGCTTCTCCGGCCGGTTCTGGCGGCAAAACAGCAATTGATGATACCACAAGGAGGATTTATATGCTGAAATTACTTCGTAACCTACGGCGGCAGGAGTGGGCCATGGCCGCCGTGTGCGCAGTGCTCATCCTGGGGCAGATTAATTTCGATCTGGCGCTGCCCGACTACATGAGCAGCCTGACCGTTCTGATTAAAACGCCGGGGAGCACCCTGTCGGACATCCTGCATACCGGCCTGGAAATGCTGGGCTGCACCCTGGCCAGCGCGGTGCTGTGCGTCATCTGCGGCTATCTGACCGCCAAGGTGGCTGCCGGGTTCAGCTTTTCCATCCGG
This DNA window, taken from Dysosmobacter welbionis, encodes the following:
- a CDS encoding TetR/AcrR family transcriptional regulator, whose product is MTQKERQERSRKEIYQAALEEFGTYGYDKVNMERICGNHGISKGMMYHYYSNKDELFLLCVERTFQELRAHVERDMAHLSGEDTAAAVKDFFMIRERFFQLHPQQKLVFESAMLRPPKHLAAQIQALRAPMRRLNQEFIEGLIDKMPLRPDLKPEMVTRYLETIESLFQNMIVSYQGGHPAQDFHAMLETAGELLNMVLFGILRHADPA